From a region of the Catalinimonas alkaloidigena genome:
- the kdpA gene encoding potassium-transporting ATPase subunit KdpA: MTTEILGVSFTFFLSVVLAWPLGKYLTRVFRGEATWLDFLAPVERGIFQLAGVDPNRLMDWRQNLKALLGLNAGFFVLAFLALVWQGRQPFWNPVGLGNWEPTLAFNTAVSFVTNTNLQHYSGETGASYFTQLLVFCWLQFVSAGTGMAACALLFQGLKNRTGHHLGNFYALMLKSCTRVLLPLAMGLSLFLTFQGVPTHFTGLQDVTTLEGEAMRVASGPAAPMIAIKQLGTNGGGFFGPNAAHPFENPTYLTNLAENVAILLLPMALVFAFGFYLERRTLALRFFGIMTLLFVTFVAISVTVETKGNPALSALGLAAGQPNLEGKEVRLGAAAAAFWGVSTTSTSNGSVNSMHDSHTPLSGGIFLLDMFINAIYGGVGVGLINFMVFVVVAVFIAGQMIGRTPDLLGKKIEAPEVTIAALVVILHPLLILAGTALASMGIVQHPGYGWLHNPTYHGFSEMLYEATSAAANNGSGLEGLGDNTPFWNLLTGILMLLGRYLPIIGPLALVGSLAAKKPVPVTAGSLPLESPAFGAVLLAVILIVAALAFFPALVLGPLADYFTF; the protein is encoded by the coding sequence ATGACTACCGAAATCCTAGGCGTGAGTTTCACCTTCTTCCTATCCGTTGTACTGGCCTGGCCGCTGGGTAAGTACCTGACCCGGGTGTTTCGGGGCGAGGCCACCTGGCTGGACTTTCTGGCCCCTGTGGAAAGGGGAATTTTCCAGCTGGCGGGCGTAGACCCCAACCGCCTCATGGACTGGCGGCAAAACCTGAAAGCGCTGCTGGGCCTCAACGCCGGTTTCTTTGTCCTGGCCTTTCTAGCACTGGTGTGGCAGGGCCGACAACCCTTCTGGAATCCGGTAGGCCTTGGCAACTGGGAGCCGACCCTGGCCTTCAACACGGCCGTCAGCTTCGTAACCAATACCAACCTGCAACACTACAGCGGCGAAACCGGGGCTTCGTATTTCACTCAACTGCTCGTCTTCTGCTGGTTGCAGTTTGTCAGCGCCGGCACGGGGATGGCTGCCTGCGCCCTGCTGTTTCAGGGCCTGAAAAACCGGACTGGCCACCACCTGGGCAACTTCTATGCGCTGATGCTTAAAAGCTGCACCCGCGTGCTGCTGCCGCTGGCGATGGGGCTGTCGCTCTTCCTGACGTTCCAGGGCGTGCCGACTCACTTCACGGGGTTGCAGGACGTGACCACGCTGGAAGGGGAGGCGATGCGAGTGGCGAGCGGACCGGCGGCACCGATGATCGCCATCAAGCAGCTGGGCACCAACGGAGGCGGCTTCTTCGGTCCCAACGCCGCCCATCCGTTCGAGAACCCCACGTACCTGACCAACCTGGCCGAAAACGTCGCCATTCTCCTGCTTCCCATGGCCCTGGTCTTTGCCTTCGGGTTCTACCTGGAGCGGCGAACGCTGGCGCTGCGTTTTTTCGGGATCATGACGCTGCTGTTTGTCACCTTCGTGGCGATCTCCGTGACGGTCGAGACGAAGGGCAACCCGGCACTTTCCGCGCTGGGGCTCGCGGCCGGTCAGCCCAATCTGGAAGGGAAGGAAGTTCGGCTCGGGGCGGCGGCGGCGGCCTTCTGGGGCGTGTCGACCACGTCGACCTCCAACGGCTCGGTCAACAGCATGCACGACAGCCATACGCCGCTTTCCGGGGGCATCTTTTTGCTGGACATGTTCATCAACGCCATCTACGGCGGGGTGGGCGTGGGGCTGATCAACTTCATGGTGTTCGTTGTGGTCGCGGTGTTTATCGCCGGGCAGATGATCGGCCGGACCCCCGACCTGCTGGGCAAGAAAATCGAAGCGCCGGAGGTCACAATCGCGGCCCTGGTGGTGATCCTCCACCCGCTGCTGATTCTGGCGGGCACGGCCCTGGCCAGCATGGGCATCGTTCAACATCCGGGCTACGGCTGGCTCCACAATCCTACCTATCACGGCTTTTCCGAAATGCTCTACGAGGCGACCTCGGCTGCGGCCAACAACGGCTCCGGCCTGGAAGGACTGGGTGACAATACCCCCTTCTGGAACCTGCTCACCGGCATTTTAATGCTCCTGGGACGTTACCTGCCCATCATCGGCCCGTTGGCGCTGGTGGGGTCGCTGGCGGCGAAAAAGCCCGTCCCCGTCACGGCCGGTTCGCTGCCTCTGGAGAGTCCGGCGTTCGGGGCGGTGCTGCTGGCCGTGATTCTGATCGTGGCGGCACTG
- the kdpF gene encoding K(+)-transporting ATPase subunit F, with protein sequence MIVLLLVALAAFGYLFYAMVHPEKF encoded by the coding sequence ATGATCGTCTTATTGCTGGTCGCCCTGGCGGCCTTCGGCTACCTGTTTTACGCCATGGTTCATCCCGAAAAATTTTAA
- a CDS encoding sigma-54-dependent transcriptional regulator codes for MRPRATMKNTLLIIDDEKDIRHLLAKLLEYEGYEVLTTDKAKSGLQLLQEQPVQVVLCDVKLPDANGIALVKEIKTLSPETEVICLTAYGTIQDGVQAMKNGAFDYLVKGDDNNKIIPMVSKAEEKARLQFRIRELERRVAQTYDFDQIIGHSSLLQAAVQLARKVAPSEATVLLTGPTGTGKEVFAHAIHAASTRRHQAFVVVNCSAFGRDLLESELFGYRTGAFTGATKDKKGLFEEAHRGTLFLDEIGELNLDLQAKLLRVLESGAFLKVGDTKETQVDVRVIAATNRRLEEESLQGKFREDLFYRLSVFQLKLPSLNERTEDIPLLTEHFAAQFGRKTGKKINHIDRAYLEALKKHTWRGNIRELRNLVERSVILADGDTLTKDLLPLDFEALRPGVSTGLFDLHEVERRHIQQVLQHVHGNKTKAAALLGIGLSTLYRRMEEDQIEG; via the coding sequence ATGCGCCCGCGCGCCACCATGAAAAATACGCTTCTCATTATCGACGATGAAAAAGACATCCGGCACCTGCTGGCCAAACTGCTCGAATACGAAGGTTACGAGGTGCTGACCACCGATAAAGCGAAGAGCGGGTTGCAGTTGCTCCAAGAACAACCGGTGCAGGTGGTGCTGTGTGATGTGAAATTGCCCGACGCCAATGGCATTGCGCTGGTGAAGGAAATCAAAACCCTTTCGCCGGAGACAGAGGTGATTTGCTTGACGGCATACGGTACCATTCAGGACGGCGTGCAGGCCATGAAAAACGGGGCGTTCGATTACCTGGTGAAAGGCGATGATAACAACAAGATCATCCCGATGGTCAGCAAGGCGGAGGAAAAGGCCCGATTGCAATTCCGCATCAGAGAGCTGGAGCGTCGCGTGGCTCAAACGTACGATTTCGACCAGATCATCGGCCACTCATCGCTGTTGCAGGCGGCCGTGCAACTGGCGCGGAAAGTAGCGCCCTCCGAAGCCACCGTGCTGCTGACCGGCCCCACCGGAACGGGCAAGGAAGTGTTTGCCCACGCCATTCATGCGGCCAGCACCCGCCGGCACCAAGCGTTCGTCGTGGTCAATTGCAGTGCCTTTGGGCGCGACCTACTGGAAAGCGAGCTGTTCGGCTACCGGACGGGGGCGTTTACCGGGGCTACGAAGGACAAGAAAGGCTTGTTTGAAGAGGCGCACCGGGGCACCCTTTTCCTGGACGAAATCGGAGAATTGAACCTCGACCTGCAGGCGAAACTGCTGCGGGTGCTGGAGTCCGGGGCGTTTTTAAAAGTGGGCGATACCAAAGAGACACAGGTCGACGTGCGGGTGATCGCTGCCACCAACCGTCGCCTGGAAGAAGAGAGCCTGCAGGGAAAATTCCGGGAGGATCTGTTTTACCGCCTGTCGGTCTTTCAACTCAAACTGCCTTCCCTCAACGAACGAACGGAAGACATTCCGCTACTGACCGAGCATTTTGCCGCCCAGTTCGGACGGAAAACCGGAAAGAAAATCAACCACATTGACCGCGCCTACCTGGAAGCCCTGAAGAAACACACGTGGCGGGGAAACATCCGAGAACTGCGCAACCTCGTGGAGCGCTCGGTGATTCTGGCCGACGGCGATACCCTGACGAAGGACCTGTTGCCGCTGGATTTCGAGGCGCTCCGACCAGGCGTATCGACCGGCTTGTTCGACCTCCACGAAGTCGAAAGGCGGCACATCCAACAGGTGCTGCAACACGTCCACGGCAACAAAACCAAAGCCGCCGCACTCCTGGGCATCGGCCTGTCGACGCTGTACCGACGCATGGAAGAAGATCAGATCGAAGGCTAG